Proteins encoded by one window of Acinonyx jubatus isolate Ajub_Pintada_27869175 chromosome X, VMU_Ajub_asm_v1.0, whole genome shotgun sequence:
- the LOC106988886 gene encoding protein BEX1-like isoform X2 — protein MASKEEHVVKNLNMENTDQGNEKNDDNEQVANKGDPLALPLETGEYCVPRRFRVRQPILQYRWDVIQRLEEPQATMREENMERIGEMRQLMQKLKEKQFSHSLRAVSTDPPHRDHHDEFCLMP, from the coding sequence ATGGCGTCCAAAGAGGAACACGTAGTAAAAAATCTCAACATGGAAAATACCgaccagggaaatgaaaaaaatgatgacAATGAGCAAGTTGCTAATAAAGGAGATCCCTTGGCCCTCCCTTTGGAAACTGGTGAATATTGTGTGCCTAGGCGGTTCCGTGTTAGGCAGCCCATCCTGCAGTATAGGTGGGATGTGATTCAGAGGCTTGAAGAGCCACAGGCAACGATGAGAGAAGAGAATATGGAAAGGATTGGGGAGATGAGACAACTCAtgcaaaagctgaaagaaaaacagttcAGTCATAGTTTGCGGGCAGTTAGCACTGACCCCCCTCACCGTGACCATCATGATGAGTTTTGCCTTATGCCTTGA
- the LOC106988886 gene encoding protein BEX1-like isoform X1: MMQPSVQSSFPAGYQLPAALGRAGWHWARGKRSRSAGLGVKCCSSTRTARIRRKQAARIGPGVMASKEEHVVKNLNMENTDQGNEKNDDNEQVANKGDPLALPLETGEYCVPRRFRVRQPILQYRWDVIQRLEEPQATMREENMERIGEMRQLMQKLKEKQFSHSLRAVSTDPPHRDHHDEFCLMP, encoded by the exons ATGATGCAGCCTTCGGTGCAGTCGTCATTCCCGGCTGGATACCAGCTCCCCGCTGCCCTGGGTCGGGCGGGCTGGCACTGGGCCCGAGGAAAGCGGAGCAG GTCTGCAGGTCTAGGTGTCAAGTGTTGCAGCAGCACACGCACGGCGAGAATCAGGAGGAAGCAGGCTGCAAGGATAGGCCCAG GAGTAATGGCGTCCAAAGAGGAACACGTAGTAAAAAATCTCAACATGGAAAATACCgaccagggaaatgaaaaaaatgatgacAATGAGCAAGTTGCTAATAAAGGAGATCCCTTGGCCCTCCCTTTGGAAACTGGTGAATATTGTGTGCCTAGGCGGTTCCGTGTTAGGCAGCCCATCCTGCAGTATAGGTGGGATGTGATTCAGAGGCTTGAAGAGCCACAGGCAACGATGAGAGAAGAGAATATGGAAAGGATTGGGGAGATGAGACAACTCAtgcaaaagctgaaagaaaaacagttcAGTCATAGTTTGCGGGCAGTTAGCACTGACCCCCCTCACCGTGACCATCATGATGAGTTTTGCCTTATGCCTTGA